Proteins encoded together in one Bombus affinis isolate iyBomAffi1 chromosome 2, iyBomAffi1.2, whole genome shotgun sequence window:
- the LOC126928826 gene encoding uncharacterized protein LOC126928826, with protein sequence MDLQMRLGFLLLLPIFFTAASANLLDVGENDVMSEKVSANVNKLFDAMLPTIRKFILKQGLDPMKLEDVSEKLSGLIIHDRTLSLTKGWLQGLSNVRRANDIILSYQDESLILDATLAFDVLDANYEYLIKDLLITKTGEVHGRLKDIEMRLIIAFDMNNYKIFVPTAKIVKIDKINIIFENDPIVNAAAKAITTIFRKSITDMVNKEFWKVMQEYVDKLNEKIPQPDQLLENDII encoded by the exons ATGGATCTTCAAATGCGACTTGGTTTCCTACTTCTCCTCCCTATTTTTTTTACCGCTGCCTCTGCGAACCTTCTCGATGTCGG GGAAAACGACGTCATGTCTGAGAAGGTATCGGCGAATGTTAATAAGTTGTTCGACGCGATGTTACCCACGATTCGCAAGTTTATTTTGAAGCAAGGATTAGATCCTATGAAATTGGAGGATGTATCTGAAAAACTG TCAGGACTAATAATTCACGACAGAACTCTGAGTTTAACGAAGGGCTGGCTTCAAGGACTATCGAACGTAAGACGAGCAAACGATATTATTTTATCTTACCAAGATGAAAGTCTCATTTTGGATGCTACTTTGGCGTTTGACGTTCTTGAC GCCAATTACGAGTATCTTATTAAAGACTTGTTGATCACGAAGACGGGGGAAGTTCATGGTCGTCTCAAAGATATAGAGATGCGATTGATCATCGCATTCGATATGAACAACTATAAAATTTTCGTCCCTACGGCCAAGATCGTTAAAATCGA TAAAATCAACATCATTTTTGAAAATGATCCGATAGTGAATGCTGCGGCCAAAGCCATTACTACGATATTTCGTAAAAGCATAACAGATATGGTGAACAAAGAGTTTTGGAAAGTAATGCAAGAATACGTTGATAAACTCAACGAAAAGATTCCGCAACCGGACCAACTATTGGAAAACGACATTATCTAG
- the LOC126928778 gene encoding uncharacterized protein LOC126928778 isoform X2, which translates to MLAEAGGNIFYNYQIQFNMVTDTHMYWTRAMEKLAIDATRRVINYVNQYKQDNPDMDVSVDLITEGVKLGKSRQSFMITAMQKIPKMPKLGHTIKIYDKKCKTSELYENLVKKGDGKYYNKKGNGSNSRKPKDTSGLTQILNEDCQEVIEQPEEEHKYILSLEEVKEKAKETLNKINEEDHLFLQRSIMSKIENVSKKIDKMDGRPENIQVRKPIYYNMKYPVKSFTGRGKELKCLHKKLQNGDRKVLISQVTAVTGLGGIGKTELVRKYAIKYAKHYDNNLIWIDSETHESLTRSFKKLAVEELNILSSENIDGDMQERQVSSIVKDVYVHFIDVKSLFIFDNAEDYTVIEKFLPTSLHPNTERPYILITSRNRNWDIDDEGQIHVMQLDVFTEKEATMFIKNSIRIKDGLRKEDIKKLTERLQYFPLALRQAIAYINQEDEKLSRRGSERFKISDYLKKLDENTKLLNEGYYKISDRYSQTVLTTWITTLEKIKEDQNHGMEAIDILYVMAYLAPDKIHASKMFDCDSIELCDKYSMIDLKKGGVASIHRLVQEVIRLMLKDKNKEEEVIKKALTLIGNNENASKENTSHVTSVWSYASGYSELIHEFYFNFSSIPTYGYNNATPLHLLAENGNVKAVEAILDKAILMKGKFSEEVSEIIDAKDKYNRTPLYMAVENGHTNVVKLFVNKQAKIDIKSTIVYNSLSTKKASGWTLLHVAAFNGYSDIVEILVNKDRTLVDIEDNIGRTAAVLAASSGQINVLEILKPEPYNVYLLHAKFRAARKSGNLKDVKNFLKNLEKKHQLQDIVNVKLGEWTPLHLAASANWLDIIEILITNGAKVKDSTPSFTPLHSASSNGHLAVIKYLIGKGAHPKDINEDGWTSLHAAAQNGYLDVVKYFIDELKEIDVDIIDNVCATPLHTAAFHGKLNVVKFLVRRGANTKAVNILGATPLFTAAINNNRDVYDFLLNEDATVVNTSDDQTFIGRLNISVLHVAAVYNDKQMIEDLINKGVDKDIGKDTSLTPLCFATFFDSLEATNYLITSGAATNVHVNISIIREILEKTITDSTLKPSSIPKFVSTLINFANILPGIIEISVNDLKSVIEKLCSSVPNFGQLIDSLKIYVEQRKNPGLDLPLHAVFFTQEVGTNSTDDDG; encoded by the coding sequence ATGTTGGCAGAAGCTGGtggtaatattttttacaactATCAAATTCAGTTTAATATGGTCACTGATACTCATATGTATTGGACAAGAGCAATGGAAAAGTTAGCAATAGATGCCACGAGAAGAGTAATAAATTATGTTAATCAGTATAAACAGGATAATCCAGATATGGATGTCTCTGTTGACTTGATAACTGAAGGTGTAAAGTTAGGTAAATCTAGACAAAGCTTTATGATAACAGCAATGCAAAAAATCCCTAAAATGCCTAAACTTGGACatacaattaaaatatatgATAAAAAATGCAAAACTTCAGAACTGTATGAGAACCTAGTAAAAAAGGGTGATGGTAAATACTATAATAAAAAAGGCAATGGTAGTAATTCAAGGAAGCCAAAGGACACATCAGGATTGACACAGATATTAAATGAGGACTGTCAAGAAGTGATAGAACAACCTGAGGAAGAACACAAGTACATTTTATCATTAGAGGAGGTGaaagaaaaagcaaaagaaacattaaataaaattaacgaaGAAGATCATTTGTTTTTACAAAGAAGTATAATGAGTAAAATAGAAAATGTTAGTAAAAAGATTGATAAAATGGATGGTAGACCGGAAAATATACAGGTAAGAAAACCAATTTATTACAATATGAAATATCCAGTAAAGTCGTTCACTGGAAGAGGTAAAGAGTTAAAATGTTTAcacaaaaaattacaaaatggaGATAGAAAAGTACTAATATCACAAGTGACTGCTGTTACTGGTTTGGGAGGAATAGGCAAGACTGAATTAGTTAGAAAATATGCTATAAAATATGCTAAACACTACGATAACAATCTTATATGGATAGATTCTGAAACGCATGAAAGTTTAACAAGGTCGTTTAAAAAGTTAGCAGTTGAAGAGTTGAATATACTGTCCAGTGAAAATATAGATGGAGATATGCAAGAAAGACAAGTTAGTTCTATTGTTAAAGATGTTTATGTGCACTTTATCGACGTGAAAAGTCTTTTTATATTCGATAACGCTGAAGATTATACagttattgaaaaatttttacCAACCTCTTTACATCCTAATACTGAAAGACCTTACATTTTAATCACTTCTCGTAATCGGAACTGGGATATAGATGATGAGGGACAAATACATGTAATGCAATTAGATGTTTTTACTGAAAAAGAAGCTACaatgtttattaaaaattccatACGAATAAAAGATGGTTTACGAAAGGAAGACATAAAAAAGTTAACAGAAAGATTACAATACTTTCCACTAGCTTTGAGGCAAGCAATTGCATATATCAATCAAGAGGATGAAAAGCTCAGTAGAAGAGGGAGTGAAAGATTTAAGATAagtgattatttgaaaaaactCGATGAAAACACAAAATTACTTAACGAGGGTTATTACAAAATTAGTGACAGATATTCTCAAACAGTTTTAACAACTTGGATAACTACCttagaaaagataaaagaagaTCAAAATCATGGCATGGAAGctatagatattttatatgtcatgGCTTATCTTGCTCCCGACAAGATTCATGCAAGCAAAATGTTTGATTGTGATAGCATTGAGCTATGCGATAAATATTCAATGATTGACTTAAAAAAAGGAGGAGTGGCGAGTATTCACAGATTAGTACAGGAAGTAATAAGACTAAtgttaaaagataaaaataaagaagaggaaGTTATAAAAAAGGCTCTAACATTAATAGGAAATAATGAAAATGCATCTAAGGAGAATACAAGTCATGTTACTTCTGTTTGGAGCTATGCAAGTGGATATAGCGAGTTAAttcatgaattttatttcaactttagCTCTATTCCTACTTACGGCTATAATAATGCTACCCCTTTGCACTTGCTCGCTGAAAATGGCAATGTTAAAGCAGTTGAAGCTATACTAGACAAGGCTATATTAATGAAAGGAAAATTTTCAGAGGAAGTTAGTGAGATTATTGATGCTAAGGATAAGTACAACAGAACTCCTTTATATATGGCTGTTGAAAATGGTCACACAAATGTTGTTAAActatttgtaaataagcaagcAAAAATTGATATTAAGTCTACTATTGTTTACAATTCTCTAAGTACAAAAAAGGCTTCAGGCTGGACATTATTACACGTTGCTGCTTTTAACGGCTACTCAGATATCGTTGAAATTCTTGTCAATAAGGACAGAACGCTGGTTGATATTGAGGATAATATTGGTAGAACAGCAGCAGTTTTGGCTGCTTCCAGTGGCCAAATAAATGTTCTTGAAATTCTAAAGCCTGAgccatataatgtatatttaTTGCATGCTAAGTTTCGTGCTGCTAGAAAAAGTGGCAACTTAAAAGATGTCAAGAATTTTCTAAAAAACCTTGAAAAGAAACATCAACTACAGGATATAGTAAATGTGAAATTAGGAGAATGGACTCCTTTGCATTTGGCTGCATCTGCTAATTGGCTAGACATTATAGAAATTCTTATAACAAATGGTGCCAAAGTTAAGGATAGTACACCTAGCTTCACACCCTTACACTCTGCCTCTTCCAATGGTCATTTAGCTGTAATAAAATATCTTATAGGAAAGGGAGCACATCCTAAAGATATTAACGAAGATGGTTGGACATCGTTGCATGCTGCTGCTCAAAATGGCTATCTGGatgttgtaaaatattttatagatgAGCTTAAAGAAATTGATGTAGATATTATCGATAACGTATGTGCTACACCTTTGCATACAGCTGCTTTTCATGGGAAACTTAATGTTGTTAAATTTCTTGTAAGAAGAGGAGCGAATACCAAAGCAGTTAATATATTAGGAGCAACACCTTTATTTACTGCTGCTATAAACAACAACCGTGATGTTTATGATTTCTTGCTAAATGAAGATGCAACGGTGGTTAACACTAGCGACGATCAAACATTTATTGGCAGGCTTAACATTTCAGTATTACATGTTGCTGCTGTATATAATGATAAACAAATGATTGAAGATTTGATAAATAAAGGTGTAGACAAGGATATTGGCAAAGATACCAGCCTAACTCCATTATGCTTTGCTACATTTTTTGATAGTTTGGAAGctactaattatttaattactaGCGGGGCTGCTACTAATGTGCATGTAAATATTTCTATCATAAGAGAAATCCTCGAAAAAACAATAACAGATAGTACTTTGAAACCTAGTAGTATACCTAAATTTGTTAGCACATTGATTAATTTTGCTAATATCCTTCCTGGTATCATAGAAATATCAGTAAATGACTTGAAGAGTGTTATTGAAAAATTATGTAGTTCAGTTCCCAATTTTGGACAACTAATAGATAGCTTGAAGATATATGTAGAACAAAGGAAAAATCCAGGTTTAGATCTTCCCTTGCATGCAGTATTTTTTACGCAAGAAGTTGGCACTAATTCTACAGATGACGATGGATAA
- the LOC126928778 gene encoding uncharacterized protein LOC126928778 isoform X1, which produces MQELPNESHEHKTDQANQQPQPQLSTQVDSDSIPLDLDKKETYERLEKFITTFVTGFTEILNKYRDEISSKTNTAAGNVVEETGTKVIGEYSQWASIAVQPIIVLVKYFSNRIHRKKAKRVVEVFRPIKEDELANMLAEAGGNIFYNYQIQFNMVTDTHMYWTRAMEKLAIDATRRVINYVNQYKQDNPDMDVSVDLITEGVKLGKSRQSFMITAMQKIPKMPKLGHTIKIYDKKCKTSELYENLVKKGDGKYYNKKGNGSNSRKPKDTSGLTQILNEDCQEVIEQPEEEHKYILSLEEVKEKAKETLNKINEEDHLFLQRSIMSKIENVSKKIDKMDGRPENIQVRKPIYYNMKYPVKSFTGRGKELKCLHKKLQNGDRKVLISQVTAVTGLGGIGKTELVRKYAIKYAKHYDNNLIWIDSETHESLTRSFKKLAVEELNILSSENIDGDMQERQVSSIVKDVYVHFIDVKSLFIFDNAEDYTVIEKFLPTSLHPNTERPYILITSRNRNWDIDDEGQIHVMQLDVFTEKEATMFIKNSIRIKDGLRKEDIKKLTERLQYFPLALRQAIAYINQEDEKLSRRGSERFKISDYLKKLDENTKLLNEGYYKISDRYSQTVLTTWITTLEKIKEDQNHGMEAIDILYVMAYLAPDKIHASKMFDCDSIELCDKYSMIDLKKGGVASIHRLVQEVIRLMLKDKNKEEEVIKKALTLIGNNENASKENTSHVTSVWSYASGYSELIHEFYFNFSSIPTYGYNNATPLHLLAENGNVKAVEAILDKAILMKGKFSEEVSEIIDAKDKYNRTPLYMAVENGHTNVVKLFVNKQAKIDIKSTIVYNSLSTKKASGWTLLHVAAFNGYSDIVEILVNKDRTLVDIEDNIGRTAAVLAASSGQINVLEILKPEPYNVYLLHAKFRAARKSGNLKDVKNFLKNLEKKHQLQDIVNVKLGEWTPLHLAASANWLDIIEILITNGAKVKDSTPSFTPLHSASSNGHLAVIKYLIGKGAHPKDINEDGWTSLHAAAQNGYLDVVKYFIDELKEIDVDIIDNVCATPLHTAAFHGKLNVVKFLVRRGANTKAVNILGATPLFTAAINNNRDVYDFLLNEDATVVNTSDDQTFIGRLNISVLHVAAVYNDKQMIEDLINKGVDKDIGKDTSLTPLCFATFFDSLEATNYLITSGAATNVHVNISIIREILEKTITDSTLKPSSIPKFVSTLINFANILPGIIEISVNDLKSVIEKLCSSVPNFGQLIDSLKIYVEQRKNPGLDLPLHAVFFTQEVGTNSTDDDG; this is translated from the coding sequence ATGCAAGAACTGCCAAATGAGTCGCATGAGCATAAGACAGACCAAGCAAACCAGCAGCCACAGCCACAACTTTCCACACAAGTAGATAGTGATAGTATTCCTCTGGATCTTGATAAAAAGGAGACATATGAGCGCCTAGAAAAATTTATAACAACATTTGTTACAGGATTTACagaaatattaaacaaatacaGAGATGAGATATCATCCAAAACTAATACAGCAGCAGGAAATGTAGTAGAAGAAACAGGAACAAAAGTGATAGGGGAGTACTCTCAATGGGCATCAATTGCAGTACAGCCAATCATTGTTCTTGTAAAATATTTCAGTAATAGAATTCATAGAAAAAAAGCTAAGAGAGTTGTTGAAGTGTTTAGACCTATAAAAGAAGACGAATTAGCAAATATGTTGGCAGAAGCTGGtggtaatattttttacaactATCAAATTCAGTTTAATATGGTCACTGATACTCATATGTATTGGACAAGAGCAATGGAAAAGTTAGCAATAGATGCCACGAGAAGAGTAATAAATTATGTTAATCAGTATAAACAGGATAATCCAGATATGGATGTCTCTGTTGACTTGATAACTGAAGGTGTAAAGTTAGGTAAATCTAGACAAAGCTTTATGATAACAGCAATGCAAAAAATCCCTAAAATGCCTAAACTTGGACatacaattaaaatatatgATAAAAAATGCAAAACTTCAGAACTGTATGAGAACCTAGTAAAAAAGGGTGATGGTAAATACTATAATAAAAAAGGCAATGGTAGTAATTCAAGGAAGCCAAAGGACACATCAGGATTGACACAGATATTAAATGAGGACTGTCAAGAAGTGATAGAACAACCTGAGGAAGAACACAAGTACATTTTATCATTAGAGGAGGTGaaagaaaaagcaaaagaaacattaaataaaattaacgaaGAAGATCATTTGTTTTTACAAAGAAGTATAATGAGTAAAATAGAAAATGTTAGTAAAAAGATTGATAAAATGGATGGTAGACCGGAAAATATACAGGTAAGAAAACCAATTTATTACAATATGAAATATCCAGTAAAGTCGTTCACTGGAAGAGGTAAAGAGTTAAAATGTTTAcacaaaaaattacaaaatggaGATAGAAAAGTACTAATATCACAAGTGACTGCTGTTACTGGTTTGGGAGGAATAGGCAAGACTGAATTAGTTAGAAAATATGCTATAAAATATGCTAAACACTACGATAACAATCTTATATGGATAGATTCTGAAACGCATGAAAGTTTAACAAGGTCGTTTAAAAAGTTAGCAGTTGAAGAGTTGAATATACTGTCCAGTGAAAATATAGATGGAGATATGCAAGAAAGACAAGTTAGTTCTATTGTTAAAGATGTTTATGTGCACTTTATCGACGTGAAAAGTCTTTTTATATTCGATAACGCTGAAGATTATACagttattgaaaaatttttacCAACCTCTTTACATCCTAATACTGAAAGACCTTACATTTTAATCACTTCTCGTAATCGGAACTGGGATATAGATGATGAGGGACAAATACATGTAATGCAATTAGATGTTTTTACTGAAAAAGAAGCTACaatgtttattaaaaattccatACGAATAAAAGATGGTTTACGAAAGGAAGACATAAAAAAGTTAACAGAAAGATTACAATACTTTCCACTAGCTTTGAGGCAAGCAATTGCATATATCAATCAAGAGGATGAAAAGCTCAGTAGAAGAGGGAGTGAAAGATTTAAGATAagtgattatttgaaaaaactCGATGAAAACACAAAATTACTTAACGAGGGTTATTACAAAATTAGTGACAGATATTCTCAAACAGTTTTAACAACTTGGATAACTACCttagaaaagataaaagaagaTCAAAATCATGGCATGGAAGctatagatattttatatgtcatgGCTTATCTTGCTCCCGACAAGATTCATGCAAGCAAAATGTTTGATTGTGATAGCATTGAGCTATGCGATAAATATTCAATGATTGACTTAAAAAAAGGAGGAGTGGCGAGTATTCACAGATTAGTACAGGAAGTAATAAGACTAAtgttaaaagataaaaataaagaagaggaaGTTATAAAAAAGGCTCTAACATTAATAGGAAATAATGAAAATGCATCTAAGGAGAATACAAGTCATGTTACTTCTGTTTGGAGCTATGCAAGTGGATATAGCGAGTTAAttcatgaattttatttcaactttagCTCTATTCCTACTTACGGCTATAATAATGCTACCCCTTTGCACTTGCTCGCTGAAAATGGCAATGTTAAAGCAGTTGAAGCTATACTAGACAAGGCTATATTAATGAAAGGAAAATTTTCAGAGGAAGTTAGTGAGATTATTGATGCTAAGGATAAGTACAACAGAACTCCTTTATATATGGCTGTTGAAAATGGTCACACAAATGTTGTTAAActatttgtaaataagcaagcAAAAATTGATATTAAGTCTACTATTGTTTACAATTCTCTAAGTACAAAAAAGGCTTCAGGCTGGACATTATTACACGTTGCTGCTTTTAACGGCTACTCAGATATCGTTGAAATTCTTGTCAATAAGGACAGAACGCTGGTTGATATTGAGGATAATATTGGTAGAACAGCAGCAGTTTTGGCTGCTTCCAGTGGCCAAATAAATGTTCTTGAAATTCTAAAGCCTGAgccatataatgtatatttaTTGCATGCTAAGTTTCGTGCTGCTAGAAAAAGTGGCAACTTAAAAGATGTCAAGAATTTTCTAAAAAACCTTGAAAAGAAACATCAACTACAGGATATAGTAAATGTGAAATTAGGAGAATGGACTCCTTTGCATTTGGCTGCATCTGCTAATTGGCTAGACATTATAGAAATTCTTATAACAAATGGTGCCAAAGTTAAGGATAGTACACCTAGCTTCACACCCTTACACTCTGCCTCTTCCAATGGTCATTTAGCTGTAATAAAATATCTTATAGGAAAGGGAGCACATCCTAAAGATATTAACGAAGATGGTTGGACATCGTTGCATGCTGCTGCTCAAAATGGCTATCTGGatgttgtaaaatattttatagatgAGCTTAAAGAAATTGATGTAGATATTATCGATAACGTATGTGCTACACCTTTGCATACAGCTGCTTTTCATGGGAAACTTAATGTTGTTAAATTTCTTGTAAGAAGAGGAGCGAATACCAAAGCAGTTAATATATTAGGAGCAACACCTTTATTTACTGCTGCTATAAACAACAACCGTGATGTTTATGATTTCTTGCTAAATGAAGATGCAACGGTGGTTAACACTAGCGACGATCAAACATTTATTGGCAGGCTTAACATTTCAGTATTACATGTTGCTGCTGTATATAATGATAAACAAATGATTGAAGATTTGATAAATAAAGGTGTAGACAAGGATATTGGCAAAGATACCAGCCTAACTCCATTATGCTTTGCTACATTTTTTGATAGTTTGGAAGctactaattatttaattactaGCGGGGCTGCTACTAATGTGCATGTAAATATTTCTATCATAAGAGAAATCCTCGAAAAAACAATAACAGATAGTACTTTGAAACCTAGTAGTATACCTAAATTTGTTAGCACATTGATTAATTTTGCTAATATCCTTCCTGGTATCATAGAAATATCAGTAAATGACTTGAAGAGTGTTATTGAAAAATTATGTAGTTCAGTTCCCAATTTTGGACAACTAATAGATAGCTTGAAGATATATGTAGAACAAAGGAAAAATCCAGGTTTAGATCTTCCCTTGCATGCAGTATTTTTTACGCAAGAAGTTGGCACTAATTCTACAGATGACGATGGATAA